In the Burkholderia glumae LMG 2196 = ATCC 33617 genome, one interval contains:
- a CDS encoding porin, producing the protein MKLRIGTIAALSLAMPAAAFAQSSVTLYGRIDGGVQYINHVANATRTGARSLWSAEGGDWGTSMFGLKGVEDLGGGTSTIFDLETAFQVMNGSTGGGRMFSRRAYVGLKNDAWGTLQAGRNLFIDSDGVWEFDPFVQQAFSSASLVRGRNWQQTNNNIEYHSPVWNGFDVQGQFAFGNQARFNTGPANDFGRSDGIMLSYHSPLFDVRGIYDELRNGNGRMDNVFTASREYFVGTNVYLQKFKIQAAYTHYSAPDTPAGLADRADHVWLGATYTATPAWAVTAGGFYVRVGSGGGDATHDPAGHAIMYVLGTTYNLSKRTFLYGTVAYMRNGGNSDFSLIAASRDSTTGTNPMTGESQTGAYVGIMHNF; encoded by the coding sequence ATGAAACTTCGCATCGGAACCATCGCGGCGCTGAGCCTCGCCATGCCGGCGGCCGCGTTCGCGCAGTCGAGCGTCACGCTGTACGGCCGGATCGACGGCGGCGTGCAGTACATCAACCACGTCGCCAACGCGACGCGTACCGGCGCCCGCAGCCTCTGGAGCGCGGAGGGCGGCGACTGGGGCACCAGCATGTTCGGCCTGAAGGGCGTGGAGGATCTGGGCGGCGGGACGTCGACGATCTTCGACCTCGAAACCGCGTTCCAGGTGATGAACGGCAGCACGGGCGGCGGCCGCATGTTCTCGCGGCGCGCTTACGTGGGCCTGAAGAACGACGCCTGGGGCACGCTGCAGGCCGGGCGCAACCTGTTCATCGACAGCGACGGCGTCTGGGAATTCGATCCGTTCGTGCAGCAGGCGTTCTCGTCGGCCTCGCTGGTGCGCGGCCGCAACTGGCAGCAGACCAACAACAATATCGAATACCACAGCCCGGTGTGGAATGGCTTCGACGTGCAGGGGCAGTTCGCGTTCGGCAACCAGGCCCGCTTCAACACCGGTCCCGCCAACGATTTCGGCCGCTCCGACGGCATCATGCTGTCGTACCATTCGCCGCTGTTCGACGTGCGCGGCATCTATGACGAGCTGCGCAACGGCAACGGCAGGATGGACAACGTGTTTACGGCCTCGCGCGAGTATTTCGTCGGCACCAACGTCTATCTGCAGAAGTTCAAGATCCAGGCCGCCTACACGCACTACTCGGCGCCCGACACGCCCGCCGGCCTCGCCGATCGCGCCGATCACGTCTGGCTCGGCGCGACCTACACGGCCACCCCGGCCTGGGCCGTCACGGCCGGCGGCTTCTACGTGCGGGTGGGCAGCGGCGGCGGCGATGCCACGCACGATCCGGCGGGCCACGCGATCATGTACGTGCTCGGCACCACCTACAACCTGTCGAAGCGCACGTTCCTGTACGGTACGGTCGCCTACATGCGCAATGGCGGCAACTCGGATTTCTCGCTGATCGCCGCGTCGCGCGACTCGACCACCGGCACCAACCCGATGACGGGCGAATCGCAGACGGGCGCCTACGTCGGCATCATGCACAACTTCTGA
- a CDS encoding alpha-2-macroglobulin family protein gives MKQTTSRKIVRWGALAALAAGLGAGFGWRADAARTVSVSPQGTSPLVSQAVVKFDEPMVAFGSAAQPDPAHLSCNDAAAAKYDASWSDARTWLVNFRHDLPPGVSCTLELNEGLRSVAGHAVSGPRRFTFQTGGPYPAAVRPGGGRIEERQLFVLKLTGPATEASVRDHVWCEATGIGNRIPVTLADADTRGKLLDHFNWKADAARVLVLGCAQALPPGVKMQLVFGKGVASPSGIANDNEARYDYEVREPFAASFSCERENAKAPCTPLRPMRVEFNAPIARADAEKLRLQGPGGAIAPTFKPDDKSAQTRTVEFAAPLPASAELTVTLPAGLTDDSGRPLGNADLFPLKTRTAAMPPLAKFSSSTFGIIERYAEPDSPALVPVTLRNVEADLKIAGLEAGRAEFANIRVEDDSAIRDWMRTVERLDGIAMSVHELDAVSPGLLQRTAHPVFVPPAAGEKPLTGARRLVDLRSLSVLAGQPNLQRLVLPKADPATLRPFEVVGVPIAKPGFYVLELASPALGRSLMAKPAPMYVRTTVLVTNLGVHFKQGRDNSLVWVTTLDKGKPVPNAEIRVSDCNGETIASGRTDAQGLLAIGGTLAARRSCDYEHGYRNTFVSARVNDPVTGPDMAFVLDDWNRGIERWRFDVPTEYGSGPRAIAHTVFDRTLVRAGETVSMKHYLRVEQLASLGFPKQYPNRVTIRHLGSGDTYHQPLVWAADHTADSAFTLPPGAKLGEYAVTLDSGSADADDKDGDGGSDDDASRASYDSGSFRVEAFRLPVFKGTVGVRDAKTSPLVGASEAPVTVQLDYVSGGPASNLPVRVSALVRPATPAFLERYPDFSFNPYRAQQPGSDAGASDDDGDADSADTASAPDPDAPKLVADKLPVTLDRNGAGNLALKSLPKVDTPRQLSLEASFADPNGEIQTIRGDTTLWPAALAAGIKAGHWVAVGDTVPVTALAIDLDGKPHPGAEMEIHGYARVTTSSRKRMVGGFYAYDDRSETSDLGTLCSGKTDDHGRLACDAKLKTAGEISLVAVVKDGAGRTATGSTSVWVVREDELWFGGNNTDRIDLIPEKPAYEPGETARFQVRMPFRFATALVAVERSGVMETHVVQLNGRDPSVELKVEPDWGPNVYVSVLALRGRLREVPWYSFFTWGWKTPVEWVHAFWNEGRHYVPPTPLVDLSKPAFRYGVAEIKVGVAPHRLGVTVTPDAASYPVRGTAHVKVAVKLPDGRPAPAGTQVAVAAVDEALLELMPNDSWDLLGAMLQRRGYGVETATAQMEIVGRRHFGRKAVPAGGGGGTAPTRELFDTLLLWNPRVTLDARGEATLDVKLNDALTRFSIVAIAAVGADRFGTGRASVRSTQDLQLISGLPPLAREGDALVAPFTLRNTTSRAMKVVVTPNVPGLALAAQTVELAAGASREVSWRVAIPDGVADAGGALPWSVAAAEQGGAHAADALKITQRIVPALPVTVQQATLTQVDGSFSLPVAPPAGAAADRNGVPRGGISVALQSRLADGLPGVTRWFERYPYRCIEQQTSRAIGLHDPAMWQAVVAQMPAYLDRDGLANYFPADADSGPTGSTALTAYLLSVTDEAAKLDPRFALPDALRSQLEAGLASFVDGRITRESWAPRQDLELRKLAAIEALSRHGAAQARMLGSLTIAPERWPTSALLDYHAILSRVADIPQRDEKRAQVEQLLRARITYQGTQLVFSTARDDDLWWLMSGTETNAARLALEFNGDPAWKDEMPRILAGLLALQRNGAWQTTTSNALGQLAVERFSKTYESTPVTGQTLLQFGSTQRRIGWGGSAAAGTPASAGAAQAAAAPSNAASSAAATRAAGARQALLPWPAAQQAPVTLALTQEGTGKPWATIQSLAAVALKAPFAAGYRVAKTVTPVDPAVKGVLTRGDVLRVKLEIDAQADMTWVAVNDPIPAGATILGSGLGRDSAAATQDENAPKGSWPVFVERDFDGYRAYYDYLPKGHTTLEYTIRLNAVGTFGLPPTRVEALYAPSAYGLTPNAPVVVRPAADARP, from the coding sequence ATGAAGCAAACCACATCAAGAAAAATCGTGCGTTGGGGCGCCCTCGCGGCACTCGCGGCGGGCCTCGGCGCCGGCTTCGGCTGGCGTGCCGATGCCGCCAGGACGGTCAGCGTCTCGCCGCAGGGCACCTCGCCCCTGGTCAGCCAGGCGGTGGTGAAGTTCGACGAGCCGATGGTGGCGTTCGGCTCGGCCGCGCAGCCCGACCCGGCGCACCTGAGCTGCAACGACGCGGCCGCTGCGAAATACGACGCGAGCTGGAGCGACGCGCGCACCTGGCTCGTCAATTTCCGCCATGATCTGCCGCCCGGCGTGTCCTGCACCCTCGAACTGAACGAGGGGCTGCGCTCGGTGGCCGGCCACGCCGTCAGCGGCCCGCGCCGCTTCACGTTCCAGACCGGCGGCCCCTATCCGGCCGCGGTGCGCCCCGGCGGCGGGCGCATCGAGGAGCGCCAGCTGTTCGTGCTGAAGCTGACCGGCCCGGCCACCGAGGCCTCGGTACGCGACCACGTCTGGTGCGAGGCCACCGGAATCGGCAACCGCATTCCGGTCACGCTCGCCGATGCCGACACGCGCGGCAAGCTGCTCGATCATTTCAATTGGAAGGCCGACGCGGCCCGCGTGCTGGTGCTCGGCTGCGCGCAGGCGCTGCCGCCCGGCGTGAAGATGCAGCTGGTGTTCGGCAAGGGCGTGGCGAGCCCGAGCGGCATCGCCAACGACAACGAGGCGCGTTACGACTACGAGGTGCGCGAGCCGTTCGCCGCGTCGTTCAGCTGCGAGCGCGAGAACGCGAAGGCGCCCTGCACGCCGCTGCGGCCGATGCGCGTCGAGTTCAACGCGCCGATCGCGCGCGCCGACGCGGAAAAGCTGCGCCTGCAGGGCCCCGGCGGCGCGATCGCGCCCACCTTCAAGCCCGACGACAAGTCCGCCCAGACGCGCACCGTGGAGTTCGCCGCGCCGCTGCCCGCCAGCGCCGAGCTGACCGTCACGCTGCCCGCCGGCCTGACCGACGACAGCGGCCGGCCGCTCGGCAACGCCGACCTGTTCCCGCTCAAGACCCGCACCGCCGCGATGCCGCCGCTCGCGAAGTTCTCGTCGTCGACGTTCGGCATCATCGAGCGCTACGCGGAACCCGACTCGCCGGCGCTGGTGCCCGTCACGCTGCGCAACGTCGAGGCCGACCTGAAGATCGCCGGGCTCGAGGCCGGCCGCGCCGAGTTCGCGAACATCCGCGTCGAGGACGACAGCGCGATCCGCGACTGGATGCGCACCGTCGAGCGGCTCGACGGCATCGCGATGTCGGTGCACGAGCTGGACGCGGTGAGCCCCGGCCTGCTGCAGCGCACCGCGCACCCGGTATTCGTGCCGCCCGCCGCGGGCGAGAAGCCGCTCACCGGCGCGCGCCGCCTGGTCGACCTGCGCTCGCTGTCGGTGCTGGCCGGCCAGCCGAACCTGCAGCGGCTGGTGCTGCCGAAGGCCGATCCGGCCACGCTGCGGCCGTTCGAGGTGGTGGGCGTGCCGATCGCCAAGCCCGGCTTCTACGTGCTCGAACTGGCCTCGCCCGCGCTCGGCCGCTCGCTGATGGCCAAGCCCGCGCCGATGTACGTGCGCACCACCGTGCTGGTCACCAATCTCGGCGTGCATTTCAAGCAGGGCCGCGACAACAGCCTGGTGTGGGTGACCACGCTCGACAAGGGCAAGCCGGTGCCGAACGCGGAGATCCGGGTGTCCGACTGCAACGGCGAGACGATCGCCTCGGGCCGCACCGACGCGCAGGGGCTGCTCGCCATCGGCGGCACGCTCGCCGCGCGGCGCTCGTGCGATTACGAACACGGCTATCGCAACACCTTCGTGTCGGCCCGCGTCAACGATCCGGTCACCGGCCCGGACATGGCCTTCGTGCTCGACGACTGGAACCGCGGCATCGAACGCTGGCGCTTCGACGTGCCGACCGAGTACGGCAGCGGCCCGCGCGCGATCGCCCATACCGTGTTCGACCGCACGCTGGTGCGCGCCGGCGAGACGGTATCGATGAAGCACTACCTGCGCGTCGAGCAGCTCGCCTCGCTCGGCTTCCCGAAGCAGTATCCGAACCGCGTCACGATCCGCCACCTCGGCAGCGGCGACACCTATCACCAACCGCTCGTCTGGGCCGCCGACCACACCGCCGATTCGGCGTTCACGCTGCCGCCCGGCGCGAAGCTCGGCGAATACGCGGTCACGCTCGACAGCGGCAGCGCCGATGCCGACGACAAGGACGGCGACGGCGGCAGCGACGACGACGCCTCGCGCGCCAGCTACGACAGCGGCTCGTTCCGCGTCGAGGCGTTCCGCCTGCCCGTGTTCAAGGGCACCGTGGGCGTGCGCGACGCGAAGACGAGCCCGCTCGTCGGCGCGAGCGAGGCGCCCGTCACGGTGCAGCTCGACTACGTCTCGGGCGGCCCGGCATCGAACCTGCCGGTGCGCGTGTCGGCGCTGGTGCGCCCCGCCACGCCGGCCTTCCTGGAACGCTATCCCGACTTCTCGTTCAACCCGTACCGCGCGCAGCAGCCGGGCTCCGACGCCGGCGCGAGCGACGACGATGGCGACGCCGACAGCGCCGACACCGCGTCCGCGCCGGACCCCGACGCACCGAAGCTGGTGGCCGACAAGCTGCCTGTCACGCTCGACCGCAACGGCGCCGGCAACCTCGCGCTGAAATCGCTGCCGAAGGTGGACACCCCGCGGCAGCTCTCGCTCGAGGCCAGCTTCGCCGATCCGAACGGCGAGATCCAGACGATCCGCGGCGACACCACGCTGTGGCCCGCCGCGCTCGCCGCCGGCATCAAGGCCGGCCACTGGGTGGCGGTGGGCGACACGGTGCCCGTCACCGCGCTCGCGATCGACCTCGACGGCAAGCCGCACCCCGGCGCCGAGATGGAGATCCACGGCTACGCGCGCGTCACCACCTCGTCGCGCAAGCGCATGGTGGGCGGCTTCTACGCCTACGACGATCGCAGCGAGACGAGCGACCTCGGCACGCTCTGCAGCGGCAAGACCGACGACCACGGGCGCCTCGCCTGCGACGCGAAGCTCAAGACCGCCGGCGAGATCTCGCTGGTGGCCGTGGTCAAGGACGGCGCCGGACGCACCGCCACCGGCAGCACCTCGGTGTGGGTGGTGCGCGAGGACGAGCTCTGGTTCGGCGGCAACAACACCGATCGCATCGACCTGATCCCCGAGAAGCCCGCCTACGAGCCCGGCGAAACCGCGCGCTTCCAGGTGCGCATGCCGTTCCGCTTCGCCACCGCGCTGGTGGCCGTGGAGCGCTCGGGCGTGATGGAAACGCACGTGGTGCAGTTGAACGGGCGCGATCCGAGCGTCGAGCTGAAGGTGGAACCCGACTGGGGGCCGAACGTCTACGTGTCGGTGCTCGCGCTGCGCGGGCGGCTGCGCGAGGTGCCCTGGTACTCGTTCTTCACCTGGGGCTGGAAGACGCCGGTCGAATGGGTGCATGCGTTCTGGAACGAAGGCCGCCACTACGTGCCGCCCACCCCGCTCGTCGATCTGTCGAAGCCCGCATTCCGCTACGGCGTGGCCGAGATCAAGGTGGGCGTCGCCCCGCACCGGCTCGGCGTGACGGTCACGCCCGACGCGGCCAGCTATCCGGTACGCGGCACCGCACACGTCAAGGTGGCCGTCAAGCTGCCCGACGGCAGGCCCGCGCCGGCCGGCACCCAGGTGGCCGTGGCCGCGGTCGACGAGGCCCTGCTCGAACTGATGCCGAACGACAGCTGGGACCTGCTCGGCGCCATGCTGCAGCGGCGCGGCTACGGCGTGGAAACCGCCACCGCGCAGATGGAGATCGTCGGGCGCCGCCACTTCGGCCGCAAGGCCGTGCCGGCCGGCGGCGGCGGCGGTACCGCGCCCACCCGCGAGCTGTTCGACACGCTGCTGCTGTGGAACCCGCGCGTGACGCTCGACGCGCGCGGCGAGGCCACGCTCGACGTCAAGCTCAACGACGCGCTCACGCGCTTCTCGATCGTCGCGATCGCCGCGGTGGGCGCCGACCGCTTCGGCACCGGCCGCGCCAGCGTGCGCAGCACGCAGGACCTGCAGCTGATCTCGGGGCTGCCGCCCCTCGCGCGCGAGGGCGACGCGCTGGTCGCGCCGTTCACGCTGCGCAACACCACCTCGCGCGCGATGAAGGTGGTGGTCACGCCGAACGTGCCGGGGCTCGCGCTCGCAGCGCAGACGGTCGAGCTCGCGGCCGGCGCCTCGCGCGAGGTGTCGTGGCGCGTGGCGATCCCGGACGGCGTCGCCGACGCGGGCGGCGCGCTGCCATGGAGCGTCGCGGCCGCCGAACAGGGCGGCGCGCACGCGGCCGATGCGCTGAAGATCACGCAGCGGATCGTGCCGGCGCTGCCCGTCACCGTGCAGCAGGCCACCCTCACGCAGGTGGACGGCAGCTTCTCGCTGCCGGTCGCGCCGCCGGCCGGCGCCGCCGCCGATCGCAACGGCGTGCCGCGCGGCGGCATCTCGGTGGCCTTGCAGTCCCGGCTCGCCGACGGCCTGCCCGGCGTCACGCGCTGGTTCGAGCGCTACCCGTACCGCTGCATCGAACAGCAGACCTCGCGTGCGATCGGGCTGCACGATCCGGCGATGTGGCAGGCCGTGGTGGCGCAGATGCCCGCCTACCTCGACCGCGACGGCCTGGCGAACTACTTCCCGGCCGACGCCGACAGCGGCCCGACCGGCAGCACCGCGCTGACCGCCTATCTGCTGTCGGTCACCGACGAGGCGGCCAAGCTCGACCCGCGCTTCGCGCTTCCCGACGCGCTGCGCTCGCAGCTCGAGGCCGGGCTCGCGAGCTTCGTCGACGGCCGCATCACGCGCGAGAGCTGGGCGCCGCGCCAGGATCTGGAACTGCGCAAGCTGGCCGCGATTGAGGCGCTGTCGCGCCACGGCGCGGCGCAGGCCCGCATGCTCGGCTCGCTGACGATCGCGCCGGAACGCTGGCCGACCTCGGCGCTGCTCGACTATCACGCGATCCTCTCGCGCGTGGCCGACATCCCGCAGCGCGACGAGAAGCGCGCGCAGGTCGAGCAGCTGCTGCGCGCGCGCATCACCTACCAGGGCACCCAGCTGGTGTTCTCGACCGCGCGCGACGACGACCTCTGGTGGCTGATGAGCGGCACCGAGACCAACGCCGCGCGGCTCGCGCTCGAGTTCAACGGCGACCCGGCCTGGAAGGACGAGATGCCGAGAATCCTGGCCGGCCTGCTCGCGCTGCAGCGCAACGGCGCCTGGCAGACCACCACCTCGAACGCGCTCGGCCAGCTCGCCGTCGAACGCTTCTCGAAGACCTACGAAAGCACGCCGGTGACGGGCCAGACGCTGCTGCAGTTCGGCTCCACGCAGCGCCGCATCGGCTGGGGCGGCAGCGCGGCGGCCGGCACGCCGGCCTCGGCCGGCGCGGCCCAGGCCGCCGCCGCGCCGTCGAACGCGGCCTCCTCGGCCGCCGCCACGCGCGCGGCCGGCGCGCGCCAGGCGCTGCTGCCCTGGCCCGCCGCGCAGCAGGCCCCGGTCACGCTGGCGCTGACGCAGGAAGGCACCGGCAAGCCCTGGGCGACGATCCAGAGCCTCGCGGCGGTCGCGCTGAAGGCGCCGTTCGCGGCCGGCTACCGCGTGGCCAAGACGGTCACGCCGGTCGATCCGGCCGTCAAGGGCGTGCTCACGCGCGGCGACGTACTGCGCGTGAAGCTCGAGATCGACGCGCAGGCCGACATGACCTGGGTGGCCGTCAACGATCCGATACCGGCCGGCGCCACCATCCTCGGCTCGGGCCTCGGCCGCGACTCGGCCGCGGCCACGCAGGACGAGAACGCGCCGAAGGGCAGCTGGCCGGTGTTCGTCGAGCGCGATTTCGACGGCTATCGCGCCTACTACGACTACCTGCCCAAGGGCCACACGACGCTCGAGTACACGATACGGCTCAACGCGGTCGGCACCTTCGGCCTGCCGCCGACGCGCGTGGAGGCGCTCTACGCGCCGTCGGCATACGGCCTGACGCCGAACGCGCCGGTGGTGGTGCGGCCGGCCGCGGACGCCCGGCCGTGA